One Pseudomonas sp. MM213 genomic window, TTGCCTCGACACAGCCGATGCTGGCCGGGATTCTCAAATACTTCGTCGACGGCTTGAGCAACCCCGAAGCGGTGCTGTTCCCGAACGTTCCCTACCTGCAAGACTTGCAGTTGCTGATGGCTGTGCCGCTGCTGATCATCCTGATCGCGGCATGGCAAGGCCTGGGGTCGTTCCTGGGCAACTATTACCTGGCCAAGGTCTCCCTCGGTCTGGTTCACGACCTGCGCGTCGAACTGTTCAACAAATTGCTGGTGTTGCCCAACCGCTATTTCGACACCCATAACTCCGGGCACCTGATTTCGCGCATCACTTTTAACGTGACCATGGTCACCGGTGCTGCCACGGATGCCATCAAAGTGGTCATTCGCGAAGGCCTGACCGTGGTGTTCCTGTTTGGTTACCTGTTGTGGATGAACTGGCAACTGACCCTGGTGATGCTGGCGATCCTGCCGATCATCGCGGTCATGGTCAGCAGCGCGAGCAAGAAATTCCGCAAGCAAAGCAAGAAGATCCAGGTGGCGATGGGCGACGTGACACACGTGGCCTCCGAAACCATTCAGGGCTATCGAGTGGTGCGCAGCTTCGGCGGCGAAAGCTACGAAGAGCGGCGCTTTGCCGAAGCCAGTCAGGGCAACACCGACAAGCAATTGCGCATGACCAAGACCGGCGCGGTCTACACGCCGATGCTGCAGTTGGTGATCTACACCGCCATGGCAGTGCTGATGTTCCTCGTGTTGTTCCTGCGCGGTGATGCCACCGCAGGTGACCTGGTGGCCTACATCACCGCCGCCGGCCTGTTGCCGAAACCGATTCGCCAGTTGTCGGAAGTCAGTTCGACCATCCAGAAAGGCGTCGCCGGTGCCGAAAGCATTTTCGAACAACTGGACGTCGAGCCTGAGGTCGACACCGGCACCGTCGAGCGCGATCGCGTCAGCGGTCACCTGGAAGTGCGTAACCTGAGCTTCACCTACCCAGGTACCGACCGTGAAGTGCTGAAGAACATCAGCTTCACCGCGGCGCCGGGGCAAATGATTGCGCTGGTGGGGCGTTCCGGCAGCGGCAAGTCGACCCTGGCCAGTCTGATTCCGCGTTTCTATCACCATGAAACCGGCGAGATCCTGCTCGATGACGTAGAAATCGAAGATTACCGTCTGCGTAATCTGCGTCGGCATGTGGCGCAAGTGACGCAGCATGTGACCCTGTTCAACGACTCCATTGCCAACAACATTGCCTACGGCGACCTTGCCGGTGCGCCGCGTGAAGACATCGAAAAGGCCGCCACGGACGCTTATGCGATGGACTTCATCTCGCAAATGCCGCAAGGCCTGGATACTCAGGTCGGCGAAAACGGCGTGTTGCTGTCCGGTGGTCAGCGTCAGCGTCTGGCGATTGCCCGGGCCTTGTTGAAGAACGCACCGTTGCTGATTCTCGACGAGGCGACCTCGGCGCTCGATACCGAATCCGAGCGGCACATTCAGGCGGCGCTGGATCAGGTCATGAAAGGTCGCACCACGCTGGTGATCGCTCACCGCTTGTCGACCATCGAGAAGGCAGACCTGATCCTGGTCATGGACCATGGGGAAATTGTCGAGCGCGGCACCCACGCCCAGCTCCTGGCACAAAACGGCTACTACTCGCGGCTGCATGCGATGGGGCTCGATGCGCCGGCAGAAAACATCGCCTGACCCGACGCGAGGGTGAGCCAGGCTCACCCTCGCGCTCATCGACGTGCAATGCGTCCGGTGAATTGTATCCAGACCTTTACCTTTCTTGACCAAACCTGAATAAATCTCGGCAACGCGCTTGTTAAGGTTCCTGAACGAACTTTGACTTCAATCGAGGGGGCCATCCCCTTCGCGCGGGTGCTGCAATGTTGCAACGTTATCTCTGGAAGCTGTTGCCCAAGACGCAACGGCAATTCTTGCTGGGGCGCCTGTCGGTCGTGGACCGTCAGGTGGTCAATCGGTCGATGTCGGCCAACCTGTGCTTTCCCCGGCCTTTCACACAGCGTTCCTGTCTGTTCATTCACGTCCCCAAATGCGCCGGGAGCAGCGTCTGTGCGGCGCTGTTCGATGGCTGGAGCCCGGGGCACTTGCCCTTGTACTGGTACGAACAGCAATTTCCCGAGCAGTTTGCCGACAGTTTCAAGTTTGCTTTTGTTCGCGATCCGCTGGAAAGGGCGTACTCGGCCTACGCTTTTCTGCGGGGCAACGAGCTGAGCCTGCGCGACCGACCCGCGCAAAAAATGGTCAGCCACTACCGCGATTTCGACGATTTTGTCGCACGTTGGCTGCACCCGGAAACGATCCACCGGCAGCTGCATTTCGCTGCGCAAACGGATTTTCTCACCGATTCCTTCGGGCACCTGGCGCTGGATTTCATTGGCTATCAGGAGCATCTGGAGCGCGACTTTCAGCGCGTGTGCGAGCAGGTGGGCGACGCGGTGCCGCTGCCGCACATCAACAGCTCGCAGCAGCGGCGCACGGCGCCTGCCCGTGACTTCTGCTCGGTGCGCACCCGCCGGTTGGTACGGCGGGTGTACCAGCGCGATTACGAGATGCTCGGTTATGAATGAGGCGCTGTCGATGTCAGTCCCCGGGATCAGGCCTTATGCGTTGTCGCTGTCGATCAACGACCGTGCCGCAATCAAATCGCAGCGGCCGCGCTGCCTCTGGCTGACGGGGTTGTCCGGTGCGGGCAAGTCAACGCTGGCCAATGCTCTGGAGCTGCAACTCAACGAACTCGGGCGGCATACCTTTGTGCTCGATGGTGACAATCTGCGCGCCGGTCTGTGCCGTGACCTGGGGATGGGGGCTGAGTGTCGTCGGGAAAATATCCGGCGCATGGCCGAGGTGGCGAGGCTGATGGTCGATGCCGGCCTGATCGTGATTGTTGCGGCGATTTCGCCGTTTCGGGCCGAGCGTGAAGCGGCGCGGCGCCTGTTCGCCGAGGGCGATTTTATCGAAGTGTATGTGAGCACCTCGTTCGCGGTGTGCGCGCAGCGCGACCCAAAAGGCTTGTACCGGGCGGCCCGGCAAGGACGGATCAAGGATTTCACGGGGATCGACAGTCCCTACGAGGCACCGTTGTGTGCCGAGTGTGAAATCGACACGCAAACGCTGGAGATGGCAGACGCTTGCCGGCGGTTATCGGGTTTATTGCTCAATAAATGAGCAATAAACCCTGCAGAATCATCCCGTTGCAGCCGCCACACAAGCCCACGCCAACCCTGTGTTAATATCCCGCCCCTGTTCATTCTGTATGTGGGTTGCTCCATGAAGTTGTCCATGCCGCGATTCGATCAAGCCCCTGTCTTGGTGGTCGGCGATGTCATGCTCGACCGTTACTGGCATGGTGGTACCTCACGGATTTCCCCTGAGGCGCCGGTACCCGTCGTCAAAGTCGAGCAAATCGAGGACCGCCCGGGCGGTGCCGCGAACGTTGCCCTGAACATTGCCGCCCTCGGCGCACCGGCCTCACTGGTCGGCGTGACCGGCGACGATGAAGCCGCCGACAGCCTGGCCAACAGCCTCAAGGGCGCTGGCGTACGGGCGTTGTTCCAGCGCATCGCGCACCAGCCGACCATCGTCAAGCTGCGGGTCATGAGCCGTCACCAGCAACTGCTGCGTATCGACTTTGAAGAACCCTTCGCCACCGACGCGTTGGCGCTCAGCGAGCAAGTCGATGAACTGCTCGAAGGCATCAAGGTGCTGGTGCTGTCCGACTACGGCAAAGGCGCATTGAGAAATCATCAAGTGCTGATCCAGGCCGCCCGTGCCCGTGGCATTCCGGTGCTGGCCGATCCCAAGGGCAAGGATTTCTCGATCTACCGGGGTGCGAGCCTGATCACTCCGAACCTCAGCGAATTCGAGACCATCGTCGGCGGTTGCGCCGATGAGCATGAACTCGTGAGCAAGGGCGCGCAGCTGATGCACGACCTCGACCTCGGCGCGTTGCTGGTGACCCGCGGCGAACACGGCATGACCCTGTTGCGCCCGGATCATCCGGCGTTGCACCTGCCGGCTCGGGCACGTGAAGTGTTCGACGTGACCGGTGCCGGCGATACCGTGATTTCCACCCTGGCGGCGGCGATTGCCGCGGGCGAGGAATTGCCTCACGCCGTGGCCCTGGCCAACCTGGCGGCAGGCATCGTTGTCGGCAAGCTCGGTACGGCGGCCATCAGTGCCCCGGAACTGCGTCGTGCCATCCAGCGTGAAGAAGGTTCCGAGCGCGGTGTTCTGGGTCTTGAGCAGTTGTTGCTGGCGGTCGACGATGCGCGTGCGCATAAAGAGAAGATCGTCTTCACCAATGGCTGCTTCGACATCCTGCACGCCGGCCACGTGACGTACCTCGAACAGGCGCGCGCTCAAGGCGATCGTCTGATCGTTGCGGTCAACGACGATGCTTCGGTCAGCCGCCTGAAAGGGCCGGGTCGTCCGATCAACAGCGTCGACCGTCGCATGGCGGTGCTGGCAGGTCTTGGTGCGGTGGATTGGGTGATCAGCTTCCCTGAAGGCACCCCGGAAAACCTGCTGCGCAAGGTCAAGCCGGACGTGCTGGTCAAGGGTGGGGACTACGGGATCGACCAAGTGGTCGGCGCTGACATCGTGACCGCCTACGGCGGGACCGTGAAAGTCTTGGGGCTGGTGGCAAACAGCTCGACTACCGCAATAGTCGAGAAAATCCGCAAGTCCGAGTGACACCATAAGAGATCGCAGCCTCGTTTCACTCGACAGCTCCTACATTGGAATGCGATTCCCTGTAGGAGCTGTCGAGTGAAACGAGGCTGCGATTTTTTGCTTTTAAGAACTGACCTTCTTGCGCGGCACAATCTTTTTCAGCAATTGCTTCGCCTTCCCGCGCAACCGCGCCAAACCGGAATCTTTCCCCGGCGGGTTCAAGCCTTGCTGGCGCACCCAATCCTTCCAGCGAATCCGCTCATCGCGCACCAGCCAGCCTTGCTGCTGGGCAAAGCTCTCTGCCAGATACAATCCGCGTGTGCTCGCCGGGTAAAGGTGATCCTTTTTCAGGGTATACAACTCGGCCATCGGCTGGCCGTCCTGCAACGGCATCAGGTACAAGTCGGGGCGCTTGCGGTCGAGGCGGGCCACCAGTTGATCGCCCTCCAGTCGTTCGTCGACATGAAACAGGCTCAGGGATTTGGCTTCCTTGGGCACGTCCAGGCGCAAGTCATAGATCAGTTGCAGCGACGCGGTCGGCAGGTGCACGTAGGCGCGCGGTCGTTCGATCAACTGCAGGTTGGCGCAGCGCACCGGCCGCGCCGAGCCGGATAGCGGCGTCAATCGAAACGGCAACGCCTCGCGATAGTGCAGCGCGGCGGAGTAGGGCGCTGGTAACCAGGTGTCGTTGAAACGCCCGCCGAGCCAGCCTTCCGGCGTTTCCAGCAGGCACTCTTCGGCAATTTCCTGGATGGCGGTGTGCAGCGGCAGGTTCAGTTCGTGGGCCGGCACGTAACCGGAGATCAGCTTGAGCACCACGTCGCCACGGTCTTGCCGACGCTGACGTACCAACACCCAGTAATCGCGGTTCTGCCAATGCAGGGTCAGGCGCACCGAAACCCCGAGATTGGCCAGCTCCACGGCGAACCGTTCGCTGTCAGCCACTGTCACCGGACGGCGACGTTGCAACGTCTGGGAAAAATTCAGCGGCATCCCGACGCTTTGATAACTCAGGCCTTCGGGAGTCGCTTCGACGAATAACGGCAGGGTCTTGAAGTTGCTCGGGTTCTTTCTAATGAGCGTACGCGGCATGTCGGCTCCTGCTTAAGGCCGCGTGGGGCGGCATCAGTTGCTACGTAGGACCTGGGCAACGGTCGCGACGTTGTGGGCGAGGTGCAGCGGATTGATGGTCCCGACAATAGCACTGGCCACCCCCGGATGTTCAAACAACAACTCGAAACTGGCGCGCACCGGATCCACGCCTGGACTCAGGCAGACGTGACCGCTGGCGAGGGCTTTTTTGACCAGGATGGCTTTGCCGTGATCAGCAGCATAGTCAATGACCGGCTTCTCGTTCCGTTCGTTCAGATTGTAGGTGACCATCGCGCAATCACCTTGTTCCAGAGCCTTCAAACCGCCTTCTACGGTTTTGCCGGAGAAACCATAGCCACGAATCTTGCCTTCGGCCTTGAGCGCGGCGAGGGTTGCGTAGACTTCGCTGTCGTTGAGGATCGCCAGGTCGTTGCCGTCGGAGTGCACCAGCACCAGATCGATAAAATCGGTTTCCAGACGTTGCAGGCTGCGTTCCACCGAGAGCCGGGTATGCGCGGCGCTGAAATCGTGGCGGGACAGGCCGTCGGCAAATTCTTCGCCGACCTTGCTGACGATCACCCAGTCCTGGCGTTGACCGCGTAACAACGGGCCGAGTCGTTCTTCACTGCGGCCATAGGCCGGGGCGGTGTCGATCAGGTTGATGCCCAGG contains:
- the msbA gene encoding lipid A export permease/ATP-binding protein MsbA: MTSPDSPAPSSLKIYLRLLSYVRPYWGLFAISIIGFVIFASTQPMLAGILKYFVDGLSNPEAVLFPNVPYLQDLQLLMAVPLLIILIAAWQGLGSFLGNYYLAKVSLGLVHDLRVELFNKLLVLPNRYFDTHNSGHLISRITFNVTMVTGAATDAIKVVIREGLTVVFLFGYLLWMNWQLTLVMLAILPIIAVMVSSASKKFRKQSKKIQVAMGDVTHVASETIQGYRVVRSFGGESYEERRFAEASQGNTDKQLRMTKTGAVYTPMLQLVIYTAMAVLMFLVLFLRGDATAGDLVAYITAAGLLPKPIRQLSEVSSTIQKGVAGAESIFEQLDVEPEVDTGTVERDRVSGHLEVRNLSFTYPGTDREVLKNISFTAAPGQMIALVGRSGSGKSTLASLIPRFYHHETGEILLDDVEIEDYRLRNLRRHVAQVTQHVTLFNDSIANNIAYGDLAGAPREDIEKAATDAYAMDFISQMPQGLDTQVGENGVLLSGGQRQRLAIARALLKNAPLLILDEATSALDTESERHIQAALDQVMKGRTTLVIAHRLSTIEKADLILVMDHGEIVERGTHAQLLAQNGYYSRLHAMGLDAPAENIA
- a CDS encoding sulfotransferase family 2 domain-containing protein, with amino-acid sequence MLQRYLWKLLPKTQRQFLLGRLSVVDRQVVNRSMSANLCFPRPFTQRSCLFIHVPKCAGSSVCAALFDGWSPGHLPLYWYEQQFPEQFADSFKFAFVRDPLERAYSAYAFLRGNELSLRDRPAQKMVSHYRDFDDFVARWLHPETIHRQLHFAAQTDFLTDSFGHLALDFIGYQEHLERDFQRVCEQVGDAVPLPHINSSQQRRTAPARDFCSVRTRRLVRRVYQRDYEMLGYE
- the cysC gene encoding adenylyl-sulfate kinase, producing MNEALSMSVPGIRPYALSLSINDRAAIKSQRPRCLWLTGLSGAGKSTLANALELQLNELGRHTFVLDGDNLRAGLCRDLGMGAECRRENIRRMAEVARLMVDAGLIVIVAAISPFRAEREAARRLFAEGDFIEVYVSTSFAVCAQRDPKGLYRAARQGRIKDFTGIDSPYEAPLCAECEIDTQTLEMADACRRLSGLLLNK
- the hldE gene encoding bifunctional D-glycero-beta-D-manno-heptose-7-phosphate kinase/D-glycero-beta-D-manno-heptose 1-phosphate adenylyltransferase HldE, translating into MKLSMPRFDQAPVLVVGDVMLDRYWHGGTSRISPEAPVPVVKVEQIEDRPGGAANVALNIAALGAPASLVGVTGDDEAADSLANSLKGAGVRALFQRIAHQPTIVKLRVMSRHQQLLRIDFEEPFATDALALSEQVDELLEGIKVLVLSDYGKGALRNHQVLIQAARARGIPVLADPKGKDFSIYRGASLITPNLSEFETIVGGCADEHELVSKGAQLMHDLDLGALLVTRGEHGMTLLRPDHPALHLPARAREVFDVTGAGDTVISTLAAAIAAGEELPHAVALANLAAGIVVGKLGTAAISAPELRRAIQREEGSERGVLGLEQLLLAVDDARAHKEKIVFTNGCFDILHAGHVTYLEQARAQGDRLIVAVNDDASVSRLKGPGRPINSVDRRMAVLAGLGAVDWVISFPEGTPENLLRKVKPDVLVKGGDYGIDQVVGADIVTAYGGTVKVLGLVANSSTTAIVEKIRKSE
- a CDS encoding aldo/keto reductase, with protein sequence MSQPTLHDLHRPLGSTGLMVSPLGLGTVKLGRDQGVKYPNGFQIPDDDEARMLLKLTRDLGINLIDTAPAYGRSEERLGPLLRGQRQDWVIVSKVGEEFADGLSRHDFSAAHTRLSVERSLQRLETDFIDLVLVHSDGNDLAILNDSEVYATLAALKAEGKIRGYGFSGKTVEGGLKALEQGDCAMVTYNLNERNEKPVIDYAADHGKAILVKKALASGHVCLSPGVDPVRASFELLFEHPGVASAIVGTINPLHLAHNVATVAQVLRSN